The Vicinamibacterales bacterium genome includes a region encoding these proteins:
- a CDS encoding TonB-dependent receptor, whose product MRRVVLLSVVFALLLALPAMAQQTTGTIAGKIVDQQGAIIPGASITATNAATGFNRTVVSDAVGLYRIAALPVGTYDVKVELSGFQPTERKGVVVNLGQSIDIELQLRVASMAETVTVTGETPLIETTSSAVGGVVDVNKIEAMPLNGRQFANLAMTIAGVGMGFHSDPTKSTQYSPQIAGGNGRNVNYQIDGGDNNDDTVGGLLQLFPLEAIQEFNMITSRYKAEYGRSNGGVMNIVTKGGTNKFGGSWFTMLRDKSLNAETQSEKMADVANVAAGTPATGKNAYRRYQFGGSFGGPIALNKAHFFVAAERTSQTTKQIVDTFGMFPSQDGAFDIPVTENLFTGKATMNLTPNQYLSVRYGRNTNAQVYNASKRSVPDNWGDSTNTFNSINANHNWVLGGTKLNEFIFQYADFQNNITSRSNQPQESFPNGVTIGYNSNTPQTTIQHKFQFRDDFSWHMAGKGGLGHDFKTGVNVIYEPRLFITFNAGSGAYAYTHLDNTRTGPISAISLGSAGAGVNLPMNQYGVYFQDDWRVNDRLTVNAGIRYDIVTGFAIDQSTVTNFQKMQTAAAAGRFAGVPAFGDWGKSPQEDKNNIQPRIGIAWDVRGNGKDLVRGGWGIYYDFGYTNANILFAALNTVGGQGSVYQVSGISSGIKNANGTFFKVGDPIGAITSPNEIANPNGPFFNSHVASPRILQPYTNQWSAGWSHQLSASTVVDIDYVGTRGHDLGVRWALNTRINGGARRFADLALSPANPTFDLSVGASKFDGVTFGIRRRMSKHVSYNAWYMLSRATGLGGLAIDELTTNLVQDATQPFADVQWGPAGRSDARHKITISAVIEAPYGINISPIFRYRSALPAHIFDGRDLNKDGVTNDIGPTAYEFTGLNSNNQPTWKEVGACTNINCGRGAPLSQMNLRVSKAFRLPSNMHFEVIGEIFNLFNAINPAFGSGASSSFRQFTGTGAPNASFMVPTAYAGDNGQPEQRVGQIGFRFTF is encoded by the coding sequence ATGAGACGAGTTGTACTCTTGTCGGTCGTATTCGCCCTGTTGCTGGCGTTGCCCGCGATGGCACAGCAGACGACAGGCACAATCGCCGGGAAGATCGTCGATCAGCAGGGAGCCATCATCCCTGGCGCGAGCATCACGGCAACCAACGCCGCCACCGGCTTCAACCGGACCGTGGTGTCGGATGCGGTCGGCCTGTACCGAATTGCCGCGCTGCCAGTCGGCACCTACGACGTGAAGGTCGAACTCTCCGGGTTCCAGCCGACGGAGCGGAAGGGCGTCGTAGTCAACCTGGGTCAGTCGATCGACATCGAGTTGCAGCTCCGCGTGGCGTCGATGGCCGAGACGGTGACTGTGACCGGCGAGACCCCGCTCATCGAGACGACCTCATCGGCGGTCGGTGGCGTCGTTGACGTGAACAAGATCGAGGCCATGCCGCTCAACGGCCGGCAGTTCGCCAACCTGGCGATGACGATCGCGGGCGTCGGCATGGGGTTCCACTCCGACCCGACCAAGAGCACCCAGTATTCGCCGCAGATTGCGGGCGGCAACGGCCGCAACGTGAACTACCAGATTGACGGCGGCGACAACAACGACGACACGGTCGGCGGCCTGTTGCAGCTCTTCCCGCTCGAGGCGATCCAGGAATTCAACATGATCACCTCGCGCTACAAGGCGGAGTACGGCCGCAGCAACGGCGGCGTCATGAACATCGTGACCAAGGGCGGCACCAACAAGTTCGGCGGCTCGTGGTTCACGATGCTGCGCGACAAGTCGCTGAATGCCGAGACGCAGAGCGAGAAGATGGCCGACGTCGCCAACGTCGCGGCGGGCACACCGGCCACCGGCAAGAACGCCTATCGCCGCTACCAGTTCGGCGGGTCGTTCGGCGGGCCGATCGCGCTCAACAAGGCCCACTTCTTCGTCGCGGCCGAACGGACGTCGCAGACCACCAAGCAGATCGTCGACACGTTCGGCATGTTCCCGTCGCAGGACGGCGCATTCGACATCCCGGTGACGGAGAACCTCTTTACCGGCAAGGCCACGATGAACCTCACGCCGAACCAGTACCTCTCGGTTCGGTACGGCCGGAACACCAACGCGCAGGTCTACAACGCGAGCAAACGCTCGGTCCCCGACAACTGGGGCGACAGCACGAACACGTTCAACTCGATCAACGCCAACCACAACTGGGTGCTCGGCGGGACGAAGCTGAACGAGTTCATCTTCCAGTACGCCGACTTCCAGAACAACATCACCTCGCGGTCGAACCAGCCGCAGGAGTCGTTCCCGAACGGCGTGACGATCGGCTACAACAGCAACACGCCGCAGACCACCATCCAGCACAAGTTCCAGTTCCGCGACGACTTCTCCTGGCACATGGCCGGCAAGGGCGGCCTCGGCCACGACTTCAAGACGGGCGTGAACGTCATCTATGAGCCGCGACTGTTCATCACCTTCAACGCCGGGTCGGGCGCCTACGCGTACACGCACCTCGACAACACCCGGACCGGGCCGATCAGCGCCATCAGCCTCGGGTCGGCCGGGGCGGGCGTGAACCTGCCGATGAACCAGTACGGGGTCTATTTCCAGGACGACTGGCGCGTCAACGACCGCCTGACGGTGAACGCGGGGATCCGGTACGACATCGTCACCGGGTTCGCCATCGACCAGTCGACGGTAACGAACTTCCAGAAGATGCAGACGGCGGCGGCGGCTGGCCGGTTCGCCGGCGTGCCGGCGTTCGGGGATTGGGGCAAGAGCCCGCAGGAAGACAAGAACAACATCCAGCCACGCATCGGCATCGCATGGGACGTGCGCGGGAACGGCAAGGACCTCGTCCGCGGCGGCTGGGGAATCTACTACGACTTCGGCTACACGAACGCCAACATCCTGTTCGCCGCGCTGAACACCGTCGGCGGCCAGGGCTCGGTGTACCAGGTCAGCGGCATCTCCTCGGGCATCAAGAATGCCAACGGCACCTTCTTCAAGGTCGGCGACCCGATTGGTGCGATCACGTCGCCCAACGAGATCGCCAATCCGAACGGTCCGTTCTTCAACAGCCACGTCGCCTCGCCGCGCATCCTCCAGCCGTACACCAACCAGTGGTCGGCTGGCTGGTCGCACCAGCTCTCGGCCTCCACGGTGGTCGACATCGACTACGTGGGCACCCGCGGCCACGACCTCGGCGTGCGCTGGGCATTGAACACCCGCATCAATGGCGGTGCCCGCCGCTTCGCGGATCTGGCGTTGAGCCCCGCGAACCCGACGTTCGACCTCAGCGTCGGCGCGAGCAAGTTCGACGGCGTGACCTTCGGGATCCGGCGCCGGATGTCCAAGCACGTGTCGTACAACGCGTGGTACATGCTGTCGAGAGCCACGGGGCTCGGAGGCCTCGCGATTGACGAACTGACCACGAACCTCGTGCAGGACGCCACACAGCCGTTCGCCGACGTTCAGTGGGGCCCGGCGGGCCGGTCCGACGCCCGCCACAAGATCACGATCAGCGCGGTGATCGAGGCGCCCTACGGGATCAACATCTCGCCGATCTTCCGGTACCGCTCGGCGCTGCCCGCCCACATCTTCGACGGTCGGGACCTGAACAAGGACGGCGTGACGAACGACATCGGCCCGACCGCCTACGAGTTCACCGGCCTCAACTCGAACAACCAGCCGACCTGGAAGGAGGTCGGCGCGTGCACGAACATCAACTGCGGGCGCGGCGCACCGCTGTCGCAGATGAACCTGCGCGTGAGCAAGGCGTTCAGGCTCCCGTCGAACATGCACTTCGAGGTGATCGGCGAGATCTTCAACTTGTTCAACGCCATCAACCCGGCGTTCGGTAGCGGCGCGTCGTCGTCGTTCCGCCAGTTCACCGGCACCGGTGCGCCGAACGCCAGCTTCATGGTTCCGACCGCCTATGCGGGTGACAACGGTCAGCCCGAGCAGCGTGTCGGCCAGATCGGCTTCCGGTTCACCTTCTAG